The proteins below are encoded in one region of Natronobacterium texcoconense:
- a CDS encoding four-helix bundle copper-binding protein has translation MALQRIDHADDHMQECIDNCLEAAQVCEWCADACAGEGEEMARCIRLCRDVADVAALHARFMARNSSYHQELGELCADLCEECADECTQHDHEHCQACAEILPECAESCREMASS, from the coding sequence ATGGCGCTCCAACGGATCGATCACGCGGACGACCACATGCAGGAGTGTATCGACAACTGCCTCGAGGCGGCCCAGGTCTGTGAGTGGTGTGCAGACGCCTGTGCGGGTGAGGGCGAGGAGATGGCCCGCTGTATCCGACTCTGTCGGGACGTGGCCGACGTCGCGGCACTGCACGCACGGTTCATGGCTCGCAACTCGAGCTACCACCAGGAACTGGGCGAACTCTGTGCCGACCTCTGCGAGGAGTGTGCCGACGAGTGTACCCAGCACGACCACGAGCACTGCCAGGCCTGTGCGGAGATCCTGCCGGAGTGTGCCGAGAGCTGTCGGGAGATGGCCTCGAGTTGA
- the hisE gene encoding phosphoribosyl-ATP diphosphatase — MEDTLEELFAVIEDRKETLPEDSYTASLFTHEKGENAVLEKLGEETTELVLAAKDDDRDEIAYESADIVYHLLVLLSMKDMELDDLEAELEARR; from the coding sequence ATGGAGGACACACTCGAAGAACTGTTCGCCGTGATCGAGGACCGCAAGGAAACGCTGCCCGAGGACTCCTACACTGCCTCGCTGTTCACCCACGAGAAAGGCGAGAACGCAGTCCTGGAGAAACTCGGCGAGGAGACGACGGAACTGGTGCTCGCGGCCAAAGACGACGACCGCGACGAAATCGCCTACGAATCTGCCGATATCGTCTATCACCTGCTCGTCCTGCTCTCGATGAAAGACATGGAGCTGGACGATCTCGAGGCGGAACTCGAGGCGCGTCGCTGA
- a CDS encoding bifunctional nuclease family protein, whose protein sequence is MHASIDAVRVAGTPQGPVPVVVLAVEDEDDVVPIFIGFDEATSIARGLEAEDIGRPLTHDLLLDVMEELGSRIDRVVVSEIEQREDGQGGTYIADLHLETPRGETIVDARPSDSLALAARTNASIEVTEDVFEDGRDDSEKFDELQDIRNVAGEM, encoded by the coding sequence ATGCACGCATCGATCGACGCGGTACGCGTCGCGGGGACCCCCCAGGGACCGGTTCCGGTGGTCGTCCTCGCAGTCGAAGACGAAGACGACGTCGTCCCCATCTTCATCGGGTTCGACGAAGCGACGAGTATCGCCCGCGGCCTCGAGGCCGAGGACATCGGACGGCCGCTGACCCACGACCTCCTGCTCGACGTGATGGAGGAACTCGGCAGTCGGATCGACCGCGTCGTCGTCAGTGAGATCGAACAGCGCGAAGACGGACAGGGCGGCACCTACATCGCCGATCTGCACCTCGAGACGCCCCGCGGCGAGACGATCGTCGACGCACGGCCCAGTGACTCGCTCGCGCTCGCTGCCAGAACCAACGCCTCGATCGAAGTCACGGAGGACGTCTTCGAGGACGGCCGAGACGACAGCGAAAAGTTCGACGAGTTGCAAGACATCCGCAACGTCGCCGGTGAAATGTAG
- the pdxT gene encoding pyridoxal 5'-phosphate synthase glutaminase subunit PdxT, translated as MTLEAGVVAVQGDVEEHADAIERAASAHGREVTVHEIRESGIVPDCDLLAMPGGESTTISRLIHGEGIATEIQEHVTAGKPLLATCAGLIVASSDAGDDRVDELDLLDVTVERNAFGRQKDSFEAPLEVDGLEEPYPAVFIRAPAIDAVGDADVLASWDGRPVAVRDGPVVGTSFHPELTPDSRIHDLAFFANEAASVPALENPQ; from the coding sequence ATGACTCTCGAGGCAGGCGTCGTCGCCGTCCAGGGCGACGTCGAAGAACACGCCGACGCGATCGAACGCGCTGCGAGCGCCCACGGCCGCGAGGTTACCGTCCACGAGATCCGCGAGTCCGGCATCGTCCCCGACTGCGATCTGCTGGCGATGCCCGGCGGCGAGTCGACGACCATCTCGCGGCTGATCCACGGCGAAGGAATCGCCACCGAGATACAGGAGCACGTCACGGCCGGTAAACCGCTGCTCGCCACCTGTGCCGGTCTGATCGTCGCGTCGAGCGACGCCGGCGATGACCGCGTCGACGAACTCGACCTGCTCGACGTCACAGTCGAACGCAACGCCTTCGGCCGCCAGAAGGACAGCTTCGAGGCACCGCTCGAGGTCGACGGTCTCGAGGAGCCCTATCCGGCGGTCTTCATTCGCGCGCCAGCTATTGACGCCGTCGGCGACGCCGACGTGCTGGCGTCCTGGGACGGCCGGCCGGTCGCCGTCCGCGACGGGCCTGTCGTCGGCACCTCTTTTCACCCGGAACTGACGCCCGACAGCCGCATCCACGACCTGGCCTTCTTCGCAAACGAGGCGGCGTCGGTGCCTGCGCTCGAGAACCCCCAGTAA
- a CDS encoding preprotein translocase subunit Sec61beta, whose translation MDRGQNTGGLMSSAGLVRYFDAEDSNAILINPKTVIASGVMLGVLVQLLTFVS comes from the coding sequence ATGGACAGAGGACAGAACACTGGCGGATTGATGTCCAGTGCCGGGCTCGTCCGGTACTTCGACGCGGAGGACTCGAACGCGATTCTCATCAACCCGAAGACGGTCATCGCGAGCGGCGTCATGCTGGGCGTGCTCGTTCAGCTGCTGACGTTCGTCTCGTAG
- a CDS encoding universal stress protein: protein MYRNVLVPTDGSEPAARAVEQAVEIADRFDATLHVLFAADVDDRTPWDLSGSQVVESVRDHGQALVDGVAERAPDDLEVTTAVVDGDPRDAIRAYAEDEGIDVIVMGTHGRRGVDRLLLGSVAEHVMRNADCSVLVTRADADEESVDDATTAIDAARDALEAADGVDADQLHLADDPHEMGGYWIVRAETDDRAFNVHISRATGTTRIADVTDE from the coding sequence ATGTACCGCAACGTTCTGGTACCCACCGACGGCAGCGAACCCGCAGCACGCGCAGTCGAACAGGCGGTCGAAATCGCCGACCGGTTCGACGCGACGTTGCACGTACTGTTCGCGGCCGACGTCGACGATCGAACGCCCTGGGACCTCTCGGGGAGCCAGGTCGTCGAGTCGGTTCGCGACCACGGCCAGGCACTCGTCGACGGCGTCGCCGAACGCGCACCCGACGACCTCGAGGTCACGACGGCTGTCGTCGACGGTGATCCACGCGACGCGATCCGCGCGTACGCCGAGGACGAGGGCATCGACGTCATCGTGATGGGGACGCACGGCCGTCGCGGGGTGGATCGACTCCTGCTGGGCAGCGTCGCCGAACACGTGATGCGAAACGCGGACTGTTCGGTTCTGGTCACGCGGGCAGACGCCGACGAGGAATCGGTCGACGACGCCACCACTGCGATCGACGCCGCCCGGGACGCGCTCGAGGCAGCCGACGGGGTCGACGCCGACCAGTTGCACCTTGCAGACGACCCACACGAGATGGGCGGGTACTGGATCGTTCGCGCGGAGACTGACGACCGGGCGTTCAACGTCCACATCTCGCGAGCGACCGGAACGACCCGGATCGCCGACGTGACCGACGAGTGA
- a CDS encoding thioredoxin family protein — MTVTLKDFYADWCGPCKTQDPILQELEEDLDDRLSVEKINVDERQDVANEYQVRSLPTLIVEDEDENIVERFVGVTQREDIEDAVERAEA; from the coding sequence ATGACTGTTACGCTCAAGGACTTCTACGCGGACTGGTGTGGCCCGTGCAAGACGCAGGATCCGATTCTACAGGAACTCGAGGAGGATCTGGACGACCGACTTTCCGTCGAGAAAATCAACGTTGACGAGCGCCAGGACGTTGCGAACGAGTACCAGGTCAGATCGCTGCCGACGCTCATCGTAGAGGACGAAGACGAGAACATCGTCGAGCGGTTCGTCGGAGTTACCCAGCGCGAGGATATCGAAGACGCGGTCGAACGCGCCGAAGCGTAG
- the npdG gene encoding NADPH-dependent F420 reductase — MRIALLGGTGDIGEGLALRFGRDTDHEILIGSRDPEKARDAVESYEEDLERQGVDANVKGFANEMAADRADVAVLAVPPYYAGDTVEAVADELDADTILVTPAVGMQGDEDGLHYHPPGVGSVTELVAQRAPDEVPVVGAFHNLAAGKLADLEIEFDLDTLVVADDADAKKRVLDLANEIEGLRALDAGPLANSAEVESVTPLVINIAKYNDEMEDVGVKFL; from the coding sequence ATGCGAATCGCACTACTCGGTGGCACTGGTGACATCGGCGAAGGACTCGCGTTGCGCTTCGGCCGTGATACGGACCACGAGATTCTGATCGGCTCGCGCGATCCCGAGAAGGCCAGGGACGCAGTCGAGAGCTACGAGGAGGACCTCGAGCGCCAGGGCGTCGACGCGAACGTCAAGGGGTTCGCCAACGAGATGGCAGCCGACCGTGCCGACGTCGCCGTTCTCGCGGTCCCGCCGTACTACGCCGGTGACACCGTCGAAGCAGTCGCCGACGAACTCGACGCCGACACGATCCTCGTCACGCCCGCAGTCGGGATGCAAGGCGACGAAGACGGGCTTCACTACCACCCGCCCGGCGTCGGCAGCGTCACCGAACTGGTCGCCCAGCGAGCGCCCGACGAGGTGCCCGTGGTCGGTGCATTCCACAACCTCGCGGCGGGCAAACTCGCCGATCTCGAGATCGAATTCGACCTCGATACGCTCGTGGTCGCCGACGACGCGGACGCGAAAAAACGCGTTCTGGATCTCGCGAACGAAATCGAGGGACTGCGCGCGCTCGACGCCGGCCCACTCGCGAACTCGGCCGAGGTCGAAAGCGTCACGCCGCTCGTCATCAACATCGCGAAGTACAACGACGAGATGGAAGACGTCGGCGTGAAGTTCCTGTGA
- a CDS encoding uracil-DNA glycosylase: MGTMEDLRVTECTRCPKLVDCRSRIVNGTGPEDADVLFVGEGPGAQEDEDGEPFVGRSGSVLDEQLRIAGLDRETVRITNCVRCRPPENRDPSDEELENCREYLETEIERLDPEVIVTLGKVPSEHLLERSVAVTKEAGSVEDVRVRGTPYRLLICVHPAATLYDRSQETTFEETIERAADLADVDGSESGQTRLDGF; the protein is encoded by the coding sequence ATGGGAACGATGGAGGACCTCCGGGTCACCGAGTGTACGCGGTGTCCGAAACTGGTCGACTGCCGAAGTCGGATCGTCAACGGGACCGGCCCCGAGGACGCCGACGTTCTCTTCGTCGGCGAGGGACCGGGCGCCCAGGAGGACGAAGACGGCGAACCGTTCGTCGGCCGCAGCGGTTCCGTCCTCGACGAACAGCTTCGGATCGCCGGCCTCGACCGCGAGACCGTCCGTATCACCAACTGCGTTCGGTGTCGCCCGCCCGAGAACCGCGACCCGAGCGACGAGGAACTCGAGAACTGCCGGGAGTACCTCGAGACCGAGATCGAACGGCTCGATCCGGAGGTGATCGTCACGCTCGGAAAGGTCCCGAGCGAACACCTGCTCGAGCGGTCGGTCGCGGTGACGAAGGAAGCGGGCTCCGTCGAGGACGTCCGCGTTCGGGGAACACCGTACCGTCTGCTGATCTGTGTCCACCCAGCGGCGACGCTGTACGACCGGAGCCAGGAAACGACCTTCGAGGAGACGATCGAACGAGCGGCCGACCTCGCGGACGTCGACGGTAGCGAGAGCGGCCAGACGCGACTCGACGGCTTCTAA